The following are encoded in a window of Sphaerisporangium siamense genomic DNA:
- a CDS encoding phosphoribosylaminoimidazolesuccinocarboxamide synthase yields MRLLHSGKVRDVYEDRGDVILVASDRVSVYDVILPTPIPDKGKVLTRLSLWWFERLADVVPNHVISATDVPEEFAGRAVRCRRLDMVPVECIARGYLVGGGLKQYQASGAVSGVSLPPGLVEGSRLPEPVFTPTTKAPIGEHDEFITYDDVVSQEGARTAEELRRATLEVYRRGAELAAARGIIIADTKLEFGRAADGTLVLGDELLTSDSSRFWPAADWEPGRAQRSFDKQFVRDWATGTGWDKKAPAPEVPADIVEATRARYIQAYELITGETW; encoded by the coding sequence GTGAGGCTTCTCCACTCCGGGAAGGTCAGGGACGTCTACGAGGACCGGGGTGACGTCATCCTGGTCGCCTCCGACCGTGTCTCGGTCTACGACGTGATCCTTCCCACGCCGATCCCCGACAAGGGGAAGGTGCTCACGAGGCTGTCGCTGTGGTGGTTCGAGCGCCTCGCCGACGTCGTGCCCAACCACGTCATCTCGGCCACCGACGTGCCCGAGGAGTTCGCGGGCCGGGCCGTGCGCTGCCGCAGGCTCGACATGGTGCCCGTCGAGTGCATCGCGCGCGGCTACCTCGTCGGCGGCGGCCTGAAGCAGTACCAGGCGAGCGGCGCGGTGTCCGGGGTGTCCCTGCCGCCCGGCCTCGTCGAGGGCTCCCGGCTGCCCGAGCCGGTCTTCACGCCGACCACCAAGGCGCCGATCGGCGAGCACGACGAGTTCATCACCTACGACGACGTCGTCTCCCAGGAGGGCGCGCGGACGGCCGAGGAGCTCAGGCGCGCCACCCTGGAGGTCTACCGGCGCGGCGCCGAGCTGGCCGCCGCGCGCGGCATCATCATCGCCGACACCAAGCTGGAGTTCGGCAGGGCCGCCGACGGCACGCTCGTGCTCGGCGACGAGCTGCTGACCTCCGACTCCTCGCGCTTCTGGCCCGCCGCCGACTGGGAGCCGGGACGGGCCCAGCGGTCCTTCGACAAGCAGTTCGTCCGCGACTGGGCCACCGGCACCGGCTGGGACAAGAAGGCCCCGGCGCCCGAGGTGCCCGCCGACATCGTCGAGGCGACCCGCGCCCGCTACATCCAGGCGTACGAGCTCATCACCGGCGAGACCTGGTAG
- a CDS encoding AfsA-related hotdog domain-containing protein produces the protein MTLLSARDADAPQATLLQERPASGLARDIDLVTGTWSAALAVDPGDPYFFDHPLDHLPGMALVSGLLDLLRATGAGLPERAGSRMALTLALPSFCELDAPVHLEATRLPADASGLPGARKVVLRARQFDRAVCEGEAVFAPAAPVPEGTATGPDHPDQRDGTLVHRHRAENVLVSGMIPDGSTRTVRVRRPADGHPLAAGPGEPARAEVVIDAARQFGTMICHVEHSLADDARLVLLSIEADLPGGVLADLYLRWTWRPPVRGRSRMEIDVVAGDPAGEACGGVGLDYYAASPAVYRRLRGAGGPA, from the coding sequence ATGACCCTGCTTTCCGCACGCGACGCCGACGCGCCGCAGGCGACCCTCCTTCAGGAACGTCCGGCCTCGGGGCTGGCCCGGGACATCGACCTGGTGACCGGCACGTGGAGCGCGGCCCTCGCCGTGGACCCCGGCGACCCGTACTTCTTCGACCACCCGCTCGACCACTTACCCGGGATGGCCCTGGTCAGCGGCCTGCTGGACCTGCTGAGAGCGACCGGCGCGGGCCTGCCCGAGCGGGCCGGGTCGCGCATGGCCCTGACGCTGGCCCTGCCGTCGTTCTGCGAGCTGGACGCGCCCGTCCACCTGGAGGCGACCCGGCTGCCCGCCGACGCCTCCGGGCTGCCGGGCGCGCGCAAGGTCGTCCTGCGGGCGCGGCAGTTCGACCGCGCCGTCTGCGAAGGGGAGGCCGTCTTCGCGCCCGCGGCGCCGGTGCCGGAAGGCACGGCGACGGGCCCCGATCACCCCGACCAGCGGGACGGGACGCTGGTCCACCGGCACCGGGCGGAGAACGTCCTGGTCAGCGGCATGATCCCGGACGGTTCCACGCGGACGGTGCGGGTGCGCAGGCCCGCGGACGGCCATCCCCTGGCGGCCGGGCCCGGGGAGCCGGCGCGCGCCGAGGTGGTCATCGACGCGGCGCGCCAGTTCGGCACCATGATCTGCCACGTCGAGCACAGCCTGGCCGACGACGCGCGGCTGGTGCTGCTCTCCATCGAGGCCGACCTGCCCGGCGGCGTCCTCGCGGACCTGTACCTGCGGTGGACGTGGCGGCCGCCGGTGCGCGGGCGCTCCCGCATGGAGATCGACGTGGTGGCGGGCGACCCGGCGGGCGAGGCGTGCGGCGGGGTCGGGCTCGACTACTACGCCGCCTCCCCCGCGGTGTACCGGCGGCTGCGCGGCGCGGGCGGTCCGGCGTGA
- a CDS encoding methyltransferase family protein has product MSAAGSPAMGPVTLLTRVLFVAAVATMAVRGTGYLLDASEGANLVSGLLVLGYLAWVSVEIPVTFRKPSQPVAESATLAAYASSRMLLVIAAVLPPAPWDGPSPWMAVPVVLFAGGIMLRTAAIRALGALYTHHVLRRDEHPLVTTGPYRFVRHPAYAGMLLANLGFVLYFHQVFGVAALLALTAVLVWRIRTEERVLWTVPGYPQFAAGRARLLIGVW; this is encoded by the coding sequence GTGAGCGCGGCGGGGTCGCCGGCCATGGGGCCGGTCACGCTGCTGACCCGCGTGCTGTTCGTGGCCGCCGTCGCCACCATGGCGGTGCGCGGGACCGGCTACCTGCTCGACGCCTCCGAAGGGGCCAACCTGGTCTCGGGTCTGCTGGTCCTGGGCTATCTGGCCTGGGTGAGCGTCGAGATCCCCGTGACCTTCCGCAAGCCGTCCCAGCCCGTCGCCGAGAGCGCGACGCTGGCCGCGTACGCCTCCTCGCGCATGCTGCTGGTGATCGCGGCGGTGCTGCCTCCCGCGCCGTGGGACGGCCCCTCGCCGTGGATGGCGGTGCCGGTCGTGCTGTTCGCCGGGGGCATCATGCTGCGGACGGCCGCGATACGGGCGCTCGGCGCGCTGTACACCCACCATGTGCTGCGCCGCGACGAGCACCCGCTGGTCACCACGGGGCCGTACCGGTTCGTCCGGCACCCGGCGTACGCCGGCATGCTGCTGGCCAATCTCGGGTTCGTCCTGTACTTCCACCAGGTCTTCGGCGTCGCCGCGCTGCTCGCGCTGACCGCCGTCCTGGTGTGGCGCATCCGTACCGAGGAGCGGGTCCTGTGGACGGTGCCGGGTTATCCACAGTTCGCGGCCGGACGGGCCCGGCTGCTGATCGGGGTGTGGTGA
- a CDS encoding PEP/pyruvate-binding domain-containing protein: MLIRAGDDRLTDAMLTGHKFARQERLRRAGFRVPRFFCVPVAVFDEVARDLVSPPPPLAHEGDLVAWAADAAAALSTAALPADVAAELSEAVRDLAGEGGLLAVRACVVADADGNGEDGATDAFAGMTESYLYVRPQDVARRVAQCWASGFSPGSIMYRARRGLPPDSVRVAVGVQLMVPGARSFVAFSRDPRTGEASCVIAAAHGIGEGVVQETADVDHFFVDTASGEIRAELVVKQVMTTRGDGDEGPVRRPVPPEYAQAPVLADDEVRAVTRLAGDVESFFGLPQDLEGTITPDGEIHLVQARPVVFSPPTPTAIPRTATPVTPEVAAAGPEAGSGGPRVRWTNHNLTESFPGLSGALTYSQARVFYRVIFRDLYRRMGVPDRGLRAREHHLNRMVGLVDGRVYYRVDAWLALHGQIPGFPLVRRWWERSMGLGENFRPSRVQVARALLTVPALTARLIRLPGQVRDFLRWWDRVVDHTTDMDAWSPERLISFYRRLWAEVGRRWGVTLVNTFFLLVWTTLTSAALRRWVTEDEQRLLGGLLMGGRENRSLLGVRSAIALAELVSAHPALADRIRACDHQPTPGRDRSQRDRGGQGDTPEAIWADIIAGRYGRRVAAAATTHLHRYGDRALHDLKLEEPSPRQRPAMIITMIKPMVHGGLTVAGSRARELASRAEAEGELRERCPSTARRLVIRALATGLRWSVKTREDTRYCRSQLFGLSRQVLWRLGDHLTAAGRLDRREDVLDLTVEEVLGAYDGTLVDADLRALVHARRDERHRATHRPDPGSELSTLLNHPVTNPSPHHPAPSATSTPPDGPGHGTVTHSLPGRPRAEHPGNDNAPVPHGPTSSGRSGEGGPLEPVRGGSPDGGTPGGGSVSGGGAASLDLRGLPSSRGVVRGEARVVLDPSISPESCRDRIIVAKETDPGWLFLMMAARGMVVERGTLLSHTAITGRLLGIPTVVSVPNATTLIQDGARIEVDGAEGTVRVLSPEEPL, from the coding sequence ATGCTGATCAGGGCCGGAGACGACCGGCTGACCGACGCCATGCTGACCGGGCACAAGTTCGCCCGTCAGGAGCGGCTGCGCAGGGCCGGCTTCCGCGTGCCGCGGTTCTTCTGCGTGCCCGTCGCGGTGTTCGACGAGGTCGCCCGCGATCTGGTGTCGCCGCCGCCTCCGCTCGCGCACGAGGGCGATCTGGTGGCGTGGGCCGCCGACGCGGCGGCCGCCCTGTCCACGGCCGCGCTGCCCGCCGACGTGGCCGCCGAGCTGTCCGAGGCCGTCCGCGACCTGGCGGGCGAGGGGGGCCTGCTCGCGGTGCGCGCCTGCGTGGTCGCCGACGCCGACGGCAACGGCGAGGACGGCGCGACCGACGCCTTCGCGGGCATGACCGAGTCCTACCTGTACGTCCGGCCGCAGGACGTCGCCCGGCGCGTCGCGCAGTGCTGGGCGTCCGGGTTCTCGCCCGGGTCGATCATGTACCGGGCCCGCAGGGGCCTGCCGCCGGACTCGGTCCGGGTGGCGGTCGGCGTCCAGCTCATGGTGCCCGGCGCGCGCTCGTTCGTGGCGTTCAGCCGCGACCCGCGCACGGGCGAGGCGTCCTGCGTGATCGCGGCGGCCCACGGCATCGGCGAGGGCGTGGTGCAGGAGACTGCCGACGTCGACCACTTCTTCGTGGACACCGCCTCCGGCGAGATCCGCGCCGAGCTCGTCGTCAAACAGGTCATGACCACCCGGGGCGACGGCGACGAGGGGCCGGTGCGCCGTCCCGTCCCTCCCGAGTACGCGCAGGCCCCCGTCCTCGCCGACGACGAGGTACGCGCCGTCACCCGGCTCGCCGGCGACGTCGAGTCCTTCTTCGGCCTGCCCCAGGACCTGGAAGGCACCATCACCCCCGACGGCGAGATCCACCTCGTCCAAGCCCGCCCCGTCGTCTTCTCCCCTCCCACTCCCACGGCGATACCTCGGACGGCGACTCCTGTGACTCCAGAGGTCGCGGCGGCGGGGCCGGAAGCGGGCTCGGGCGGTCCGCGGGTGCGCTGGACCAACCACAACCTCACCGAGAGCTTCCCCGGCCTGTCCGGCGCGCTGACCTACTCGCAGGCCCGCGTCTTCTACCGGGTGATCTTCCGGGACCTGTACCGCCGCATGGGCGTGCCGGACCGCGGGCTTCGCGCCCGTGAGCACCACCTGAACCGCATGGTCGGCCTGGTGGACGGCCGCGTCTACTACCGCGTGGACGCCTGGCTCGCCCTGCACGGGCAGATCCCCGGGTTCCCGCTGGTCCGCCGCTGGTGGGAGCGCTCGATGGGCCTCGGCGAGAACTTCCGTCCCTCCCGGGTCCAGGTCGCCCGCGCCCTGCTCACCGTGCCGGCCCTGACGGCCCGCCTGATCCGCCTGCCGGGTCAGGTCCGCGACTTCCTGCGCTGGTGGGACCGCGTGGTGGACCACACCACCGACATGGACGCCTGGTCTCCCGAGCGGCTCATCTCGTTCTACCGGCGGCTGTGGGCCGAGGTGGGGCGGCGGTGGGGCGTCACGCTGGTCAACACGTTCTTCCTCCTGGTGTGGACCACCCTGACGTCCGCGGCGCTGCGCCGCTGGGTCACCGAGGACGAACAGCGCCTTCTCGGCGGCCTGCTGATGGGCGGGCGCGAGAACCGCTCGCTGCTCGGCGTCCGCTCCGCGATCGCGCTGGCCGAGCTCGTCAGCGCCCACCCCGCCCTCGCCGACCGGATCCGCGCCTGCGACCACCAGCCCACCCCTGGCCGCGACCGGTCCCAGCGCGACCGTGGCGGGCAGGGCGACACGCCCGAGGCCATCTGGGCCGACATCATCGCCGGCCGCTACGGACGCCGCGTCGCGGCCGCGGCGACCACCCACCTGCACCGCTACGGCGACCGCGCCCTGCACGACCTCAAGCTGGAGGAGCCCTCGCCCCGCCAGCGGCCCGCCATGATCATCACGATGATCAAGCCGATGGTGCACGGCGGGCTGACCGTGGCCGGCAGCCGGGCCAGAGAGCTGGCCAGCCGCGCCGAGGCCGAGGGCGAACTGCGCGAGCGGTGCCCGAGCACGGCGCGCCGCCTGGTGATCCGGGCCCTGGCCACCGGGCTGCGCTGGTCGGTGAAGACCCGCGAGGATACCCGGTACTGCCGTAGCCAGTTGTTCGGCCTGTCCCGTCAGGTGCTGTGGCGGCTCGGTGACCACCTCACCGCGGCCGGCAGGCTCGACCGGCGCGAGGACGTGCTCGACCTGACCGTGGAAGAGGTCCTCGGCGCCTACGACGGCACGCTCGTCGACGCGGACCTGCGCGCCCTGGTGCACGCCCGGCGTGACGAGCGGCACCGCGCCACCCACCGCCCCGACCCCGGCTCCGAACTCTCCACCCTCCTCAACCACCCCGTCACGAACCCGTCACCCCACCACCCCGCCCCGTCGGCGACCAGCACACCACCGGACGGACCGGGCCACGGGACGGTCACCCACTCACTCCCCGGCCGACCTCGCGCCGAGCACCCCGGGAACGACAACGCACCGGTCCCTCACGGCCCGACCTCGTCCGGCCGGTCTGGGGAGGGAGGACCGCTGGAGCCTGTGCGGGGTGGCTCTCCGGACGGGGGGACGCCTGGGGGCGGCTCCGTCTCAGGTGGGGGCGCGGCGAGCCTCGACCTGCGGGGGTTGCCGTCCAGCCGGGGTGTGGTGCGTGGCGAGGCGCGGGTCGTGCTGGACCCCTCCATATCCCCCGAATCTTGCCGTGACCGCATCATCGTGGCGAAGGAGACCGATCCCGGATGGCTGTTCCTCATGATGGCGGCGCGGGGCATGGTGGTGGAGCGCGGCACGTTGCTCTCCCACACCGCCATAACCGGACGCCTGCTCGGCATCCCCACGGTCGTCTCCGTCCCCAACGCGACCACGCTCATCCAGGACGGCGCTCGAATCGAGGTGGACGGAGCCGAGGGCACGGTTCGGGTCCTCAGTCCCGAGGAGCCTCTCTAG
- a CDS encoding ketoacyl-ACP synthase III family protein produces MKIEGIFVAGLGACVPEPFSAAEAVRLGMYDAGEYERGGWTGAAVAGDVPAPDLAVRAARQALARSAHDVSEVGLLLHANLFHQGLDGWSPHHYVQRHTIGGRVPAFSVGQTCNGMLGAMELASCHLTAAQGPAAALITGADNFGAPLVDRWRYAEGATTNRGTILGDAGTAVVLSRRAGFARLRSIASASLPELEELYRGDVPLFPPGSAAGVPMAIGARVAEFAARNPKELEEAKETLRLARVKVAERALADAGVTPGQVTRATHIFSGGEAYVRAILEPLGIDPSRGVLEYGRGLGHLSVNDQVAGLNHLVETGAVGPGDHVLMLANGAGVALSCAVVEILDPVDWTPPAG; encoded by the coding sequence ATGAAGATCGAAGGCATCTTCGTCGCCGGGCTCGGCGCCTGCGTCCCCGAACCCTTCAGCGCGGCCGAGGCCGTGCGGCTCGGGATGTACGACGCCGGCGAGTACGAGCGCGGAGGCTGGACCGGCGCGGCGGTCGCCGGGGACGTGCCGGCCCCCGACCTGGCGGTGCGCGCCGCGCGCCAGGCGCTGGCCCGCTCGGCCCACGACGTGTCCGAGGTCGGCCTGCTGCTGCACGCCAACCTGTTCCACCAGGGCCTGGACGGCTGGTCGCCCCACCACTACGTGCAGCGCCACACGATCGGCGGCCGCGTCCCCGCCTTCAGCGTCGGCCAGACCTGCAACGGGATGCTCGGCGCGATGGAGCTGGCGTCCTGCCACCTCACCGCCGCCCAGGGCCCGGCGGCGGCGCTGATCACGGGCGCGGACAACTTCGGCGCCCCGCTGGTCGACCGCTGGCGGTACGCCGAAGGGGCCACCACCAACCGGGGCACCATCCTCGGCGACGCGGGGACCGCCGTCGTCCTGTCGCGCCGCGCCGGATTCGCCCGGCTCCGGTCGATCGCGTCCGCCTCCCTGCCCGAGCTGGAGGAGCTGTACCGGGGCGACGTCCCGCTGTTCCCGCCCGGCAGCGCCGCGGGCGTCCCCATGGCGATCGGCGCCAGGGTGGCCGAGTTCGCCGCGCGCAACCCCAAGGAGCTGGAGGAGGCCAAGGAGACGCTGCGGCTCGCCCGCGTCAAGGTGGCCGAACGCGCCCTGGCCGACGCCGGCGTCACCCCCGGCCAGGTGACCCGCGCGACGCACATCTTCTCCGGCGGCGAGGCGTACGTGCGCGCCATCCTGGAACCGCTCGGGATCGACCCGTCCCGCGGGGTGCTGGAGTACGGCCGCGGCCTCGGCCACCTCAGCGTGAACGACCAGGTCGCGGGCCTGAACCACCTGGTCGAGACCGGCGCCGTCGGCCCCGGCGACCACGTCCTCATGCTCGCCAACGGCGCGGGCGTCGCCCTGTCCTGCGCGGTGGTGGAGATCCTCGACCCGGTCGACTGGACGCCCCCCGCCGGGTGA